Genomic DNA from Salvia miltiorrhiza cultivar Shanhuang (shh) chromosome 1, IMPLAD_Smil_shh, whole genome shotgun sequence:
cactaaaccctaaacctaaaccctagttgtgaattcacaactgaactgaaactgaactgaaactaaaactgaactgaaccctaaaccctaaaaactaaaccctaaactctaaaccctaaaccctaaaccctaaaccctaaaccctaaacagtcgaattcacaacaagaattttttggttgtgtatttacaaccaaaatttaatacatagcaagaattttttggttggaACTCACAACCAgtaaaattcacaatcagaatttaattcacaactataatttattttggttgtgaattcaaatagttgtgaatttgagtttttaaagtttgaattcacaattaaaactgtaatttattttgattgtgaatttatagatttggttgtaaattcaagaatattaagttgtgaattcatcgagctagttgtgaattcatcgacctggttgtgaattcttaaatctagttgtgaattcataaatgtggtcgtgaattcaagaacattaaattgtgaattcataaatttggttgtgaatttaagaacattaaaaaaataattatacaactCAATCAAATTGGTGTACAACgccaaaatacaacaactcaatctaccatcaatCGACTATACATCAGTGAAATAAATTTCCTCTGTTTTTTCACATCTATTTCTCATTCATCAAGCTAAAAACAAAAATCTCGACAAAAATTGTGAAGGAAAAGTAGATCGAAATTCTTCAATGATGTGCCTATTTACAGCTTTGAACACATTTGTCGAACGCTGGAAATTCTTCAATCCTCCTCGGACGCTGGAAAAATCTTCGGTGAAGAAGAAACGACCTCTTAGAGAGGAAGAGGACCAAACGAAaccctagagagagagagatcgtcGAAATCCACCACCGCCTCCACAGATCCGCTGCCGCTGTGCGTCGCAGTGGTGGTGGTTCGCTGTgtggcggaggcggaggcggtggccgGCGACTGTGGAGCGGCGGCGAGGACGAGAGGGAGAGccggagagggagagaagagagagggacaGAAAAATCATCGAaatcctccaccgcctccagaGATCCGTTGCCGCTGTgcgtcgcggtggtggtggttcgctGTGCGGCGGAGGCGGAAGCGGTGGCCGGCGACTGTGGAGCGGCGGCGAGGACGAGAGGGAGAGGAAGAGCCGGAGAGggaaagaagagagagggagagaaaaatCGTCGAAATCCTCCACCGCGCGCCTCCAGAGATCCGCTGTCGCTGTgcgtcgcggtggtggtggttcgctGTGCGGCGGAGGCGGTGACCGGCGACTGTGGAGCGGCGGCGAGgacgagagggagagggagtgccggagagggagagaagagagagagagaagagagagaaaatgagtgtacaatagagagagaagagagagggtgagaaaaatggctactttttaattttttattgttaggggtaattttgtacttttacacaaaaactagccattttttaatcttttaatttcataggctaaaatttaattttacaatatcaaagtggccacttttatatattacctcttaatataaataaatataaaaacatactgAAAATTTGATAAATCTAAATCGATCTaaatcgtatttgaaaatctattttaatatacatacatatatatatatatatatatatatatatatattaatataaaatttacttaaaaaattatgtttaatttaaagagttctaaaatgaataaatataagtttcatTTTTCTAGttgcattaaattgttataataaaaaaaatagaaaatatgaaaaatgaatGGAGAATGAACcgtataattaaaagaaattagaaaagagaaaggagagataaaagatgggagagagaaaattaattttgtaactttaattgataataacttatttgttttaaatttattttttgtaatttttatatcaaattaaagatcttttcgttatctttaatttaacatcatGTTGActatctttttattaatcaaagttgacgatttttataaaagaatcaacaaaaaagaaaaataaggagAGGGAAATTTTGATGAGAAAAAATAGTTGAGAAGAATTTGTGATTATATTGTCAACAAGTTTACATATGAATTTACTCGTACAAGAACTAAGAGGTTATGAGTTAAGATCCTACCATCCACGATCTCCTCGACTGGAACGAAATAGATACCATCCAATCATCTCAATGGAGATCAAACTTTTTTGAGAATAATAATCAACACAACAAATATATGATCAAAAAATGCTCAAGTTATTATACAACTAACTAGCTTACAACCTCTCCAACCCCAGGAAAGGAGAAAAACATTCATTAACCAGACAACTAAGAAAAATATCAATATCTATGAAAGTTTCTACTGAAAAAACAATGCAGCCTTGATTGATCAGTGAAGAGATGTCGAGAACTTACCAGAAAATCGACGTTGATGATCACTATCACTCTCCACATCAGTCTGGATTCTCATATTGTCTGGAAGAAGCTACTCTTGATCAAGATATTCCCTTACTTGAAATGGTCTTGATGGATGATTGCAACGTATTCATTTTGCAGGCCGTCACTGTCTTTCTGTTTCCATATCTCGCCATTCGCGTGGACTACCCAAGATATTTGTGGAGAAAGCACGGAATAATCTGCAAGATGTCAAGCTAGAGTAGTCAAATATCTTCTCCTAGAGGCTTTTGGGATCTTGAAAATTAATATAGTGTGTGTTAACATATCAAGAATCTGTGTATTGGATGTTTTCTGGCTGCCATTCTCTCATTCTAGACTTTTAGTAATCAGATATCACATGCAGAACATAACTGACACAATCTGCTCCACAACCGGAATATTAGGCTCTGATAGGAGATCACCATCCTAGTATAGAAAGGGTAATACCATTTTTCTAGCCCAAAGGATGCGCtttctgaagaaaaaaaatgcccGACCTTTCGATAATGATTGGAAAAGTGAGCCCGTCCCAAATTTGAAAACGAAGTCAATTTGGAATCAAGAAATTGGTAGAGTAACTACTTATATTTAAGGCAAAACGTAGGTTGATTCCTTGATGGGTTTTTATATAGTTTTGGATACAACTGATTCTATTTAAGTGTATTGCAAAACCCAATCccaccaagcaggataaaattTTGGACATCAAACTTTGAACATGCTTAGCTTGCAATGATTCACATAAATTAGTGTgctggaggggggggggggggggggggggggggggggggtggtaGACGTGGTGAAAGTGGTAGTTATTCCTAATTACCTCTAGTTAGCTGTTTCATCGGATCTCTTGTATTGTGCAAAACCATGGTACCCGAAAGCACTGTGATAAATCCACAGAGAACGGAGACGATGCTACTAGCACTCTGACCGGACCAATCCTGGAGTAGGAGAAACTACTTAGAGTTTTaaccaaaaaaataactacactgCAACACTACAAATACCTTGAACATGATGGCACTGGCAGCAATCGTAAGTGATGTGAACATGGCATAATAAATTGGAGATACGACAGCAGTGTTAAATGTGTCCAGAGCCTGGAAATAAGCCATGATTGTCCATAAAACTAAGCCTAATTCAGAGTTATGTCACGAGATCACAGAACAGGCCACAAAAATTTATATCCTTGTGCatgaatgagaaaaaaaaatactggaATTCAAAGGAAGGGACATACCAACCTTGTTTAAGTAGTTCAATTGAGTAATAACGCATGTAGCTGCCACCATGGCAAATACCCAGGACTTGAAGTGGGCTACCTGGCTACTGCCCTCCAATGTGAGCTTTATAGCGATGCCTAGTGCTTTAACACTCATGACCTGCAATGAAATAGAATCAGTCGGAGAAACAAGATTCAATCAACCATGATTTGCCTGGATGTGTTGATATTTATATGAACAAGGCAAAAGCAAGGACATGTACTTACAGTTAAGGATCCAATTACAGAACAAACTCCGATGTAAATCATGATGTTTGTCTGTCCATAGCGTGGTTCGCAATACAACACAAGTGCCAACACCACAGCTACTGCTGAAGCCACGTACAAAAGAAAAGCTGGACCAAGAAACCATACAAAGTATACAGATACcctttctccttttcttttttcacccTCGTTCCACCAAtacagaaagaaaaaagaaaatcaaagcaGCAGCTGTTAAAGCACATAGGCTCACCTGGCTGTACTGCCAATTCCCAGATTTCTTCGACTGAGCTGATAGCATGTTCACCAGGTGCATGAAGCACAATAACTGTAGAACCTACTATACATAAAACGCATCCCAAGATTCCTAACTTCCTCAAGGTCTCTTTCAGTAAGAAATGAGCTAAAACAGCACTATCAACGAAAAAAatgcttgtttatttttttgttagtaTTACTGTCAACTAGATATAGATGGGATAAAACACCTGCTAACCTGACGATTATACTTAATGCTCCAAGTGGTGTAACAAGGACAGCGGGGGCATACATATAAGCAACAAAATTGGCAAACTCCCCAATGACCACTAAGAAAATCAGAACTTTAGTATGAGTCATAGAAACAGCATGATCATTTTGTCTATATGAAATAAGCAATCCTTACTCGTAAACATTCCAATCCACCAAAGTGGTTCGAGCAAGTATCCATATCCTCCAGAGCCTTCAATTGAGGAATAGACAATCATAAAAAATTGTGACAAAATAACAGCTTTAGACATTAATGTGTATAAGTTTATCTccgaaaacaaaaaaaattaagatcaTTATATCTAACCAAAACCACTAAAATGAGACCCCAATAGGATGGCCTAGTGGATGTAGCGATGGGTGCTTGAAACAGGGGtctcaaatttgaattttcacGTATGCACCACTAGGTTGATCACATCACACAAGGCCAGTGCAATTTACCCTCCCATGTGGTTTAAAGGCTATATGCCTACGTGGTGCAGACCTTTCAGTGATGGCTGAAATTTCCTTTGACGGGGGGAAGAACATTGAGAAGAATATCAGCATGGCTAGTTCACTCACCCGAACATTGCTCTAGAATGAGTGGCATAAAAACTTAAAGTATGCTCCGTTTCGTAATGTCTCATACATTCTCTGATTTATAGTCTCATTTAGAGTCCAATGTACTTCACTGAAGCAcattcttttcctttttcaagTACATATTCCTCATTAAATTTCTATATCCAGAAACATATAATTCCGAAGCTGGCAAGTTACCCACTTGCTCAGGAAACCACATAAGGCTTGCAAAATCAGTCTCTCTTGTTTCCCCTTTAAGCTATTAGAACTAAACTCAGTAAAATCCGATCAAGATAATCACAATGTTGATTACAAGAGCACTCTACCTTTTCATCTCTAGAAGAACAATATCCTAAAAAATTCTACTTTCTCCTAAGAATCGAAACGACAAAACGAACTCAAATTACCCAAAAATGATCGGAACAAAGTGACACATACCAGCTCGAGAGCCCAACGCGCCAGCTCTCAGTAAACCCTTCTTCTTGATGATGAAGCTGGATCCAATAAACGCGCTCGATCCCACAGCTAATCCAAACCCAATTAGATTATCCTTAAACATCGATCGAAATCCGGTGGTAGTAATAATAATCCTTGTTTATATTCCTCCGAAATTTAATGCTCATTTGATGCGCTCTTTACTCTCCCAGACTTGATTTTCCGAAAACAAATGCACCGATCACGAATAAAACGAGCTGCAGAAATGCTAGGGCAGTAAATTTGGGGAGGATTTCATGTATGAATACGTACAGATTGCTCGAGTTTCCTTCATCTGTGAGTGTGAGTGTGAGTATGTGTAAAGGGTCAACTTTGAGTAGACGATTTTTGATTGGGTGGTTTTTGTATTTGGGATCTAGGGATTTGGAATTGGAGGGAATTTATTACAGTTTAATCTtactcattatttttttttaattagctGGATACTTTGggtggaaaaaaaattagatgAAGATTCAGTATATATATGAATTCCGATTTttctaattatttaaaaaataactgaaaaaatgtttataattcttacattaatttaattaaaaaaaatcaaaacaatacTTTCTATTCTTAGATTGTCGTCTAAATTATTCAGAtcgtaaatttataattttcaactTTTTAAGTTCTGGATTTGATATTTTCAACTGGAATTTTATTTGAACAGTTGACATTTAATAGTATTATTCAGATTcatcattaattattattgagaTCATCAAATTTACAAATAACATAAGAGCTCAATTTATTTCTTTGTACTCCTGCTTTTTAGAAAAAGTTAATTTAGTCCCTATTGGATTAATTCAATTTTCAAATACAATAATGCTATTtagacaaaatttgtccggacaaacatgattaaatattttataaataaatttatttaaattttttggttcaaaataaaaatgaatttagcaagttttattattttcttcatattgtaattttttgtaatttttaataactttttttaatttttattatttttaaagtataaaaactacaaaaaaaataacaaaaatgttgaaaaattaaaagaaaaactaCAATagggataaaacaataaaactaactaaatccttttTAATCTTGaaccaaaaattttaaatatattaatttttaagagtttttaatctttttttgtCCGAATAAATTTTatccaaatagcactactcaAATATTCTAAAATAAAATCACGAGCATTATAGTCAACGACATTCCTCCTTTTTATAAATGTGAAAGACAAGGGTACAATTTTCAGTCCCTCACTTCAAAAAAATATCTTGAAACCTGTCCACAATTTTACTCACAAATAAATTCAAGAGTGGTTCCTCATTTTGTTTACTATGGCCATTATTTCAGAAAAATTTTGTTAATAAACTTACTGTTTTTATCCTTTGCCCCATTTAATTAGAAACTCTCGATTTAGTTAGTCAAATAAAAATAGAGCCCACAAAATAAAACTACCCTTGGTTTTTGGATCAGTTTTTGCCTTGGATAAACTGAAATAAGCCCAGTTAGGGCCTGTTTTGTAGATATTCTCGATTGTTTAGCCCAAGCTTAGATGGGCCACATTCATTTACCCAATCCTGGCAAGCAATGTAGGCGGCTTGTTTTGTAGAAGCTGATAGAATATCCATATATTTAAGTCATGCGTTTTGTAGGCTTCTATGTGGGTAATGACAGTAATCAAATTTACCATATTGTCCCTATTTTATTTTGGCAAATTACCAGCGTATCCTCTCCCATTACGCAGATTATTTCTAGCGGGAAACAAGTCTAGGGTTACTCAAATTGGGAGGGATTTTAGTGCTGAGGGATTTTCGTTTCTCTGAAGCTTTGGAGCGAAAACTGGAAGCGCTGCTACAACGGAAGGGGAATCAATCAACAAGCGGAGAATATTCGGTACAATCATCCTTCATGACCATGAGTGAGACGCAGCAAGGTAATAATGCCGATGAATATGACAAATTTTTTTTGTGGTTATCTGGAGAATGGTTCGATTCAACGTGTTCTATACTTGAAATTGCTATTTTCTTTGCCATTAGTTAATTGTTCATTTGTACTTGTACCTTGCTATTTTGTTTGTGGGTTGGTTGATTATTGTTTTATACTTCAGATCGAAACAGAAAATGTAGTGTAATTGCTAAAGTTTTCTTCTTGGATTGGTTAATTGCTAAAGTTTGTGAAATGTAATATGGAGAATCTTATTTGTGGGTCGGCTGTATTATGGTTATGCAGGCAGTAGCGATGTTTCTCGTGGGATGGCATCTAAGCCGGAGAAGACTCGCCGAAGCTGGACGAGTAGGGAGGAGGAGATGTTGTTGGCGTCACTGAAGGAACTAGTTGCTCAAGGATGGAAGGCTGACAATGGGTTTCGGGCGGGCTACCTTCTAAAGCTGGAGGAGGCGATGCGCAAGGAATTTATCGGGACTGACATCAAAGGAATGCCACATATCAATTCCAAAATAAGCGCGTGGAAAAAGAGCTATAACTCCCTGTTGACTGCCCTTGATGTTAGTGGTGTTGGGTTCAATGCGAAGGGGACCTTCATGCTAGATTGCGACAATGATCAGTGGGAGCAGATTTTAAAGGTTAGATTATGTTGTGTAAGAAATTGTTGTTAATTTATTTACAGAGCGCAAGATAATTTGGTATAACAGTTATTTGGGTAAAATATGCAGAATGATCGGAATGCAAGTAAGATGCGCTTCAAGAGCTGGCCAATGCTTGAGGGATGGAAAGAAGTTTTTGGTAAAGATCGTGCAAATGGGACTGGAGCAGAGGATATTATGGAGGCAATGCATACCATGTATCAAGCTGATAATCTGGCCAAGGGAGGTGATCATCTTGGGCAGCAAGGTGGAGATGGCTTTAACCATGATGTCCCCGAAGAGGAAACAGCCAGTGTTGATGGCGAAGATAGTGTTTGCTTTGATGCCAAGAAGTCTGCATCGGCTAAAAAAACTGGAAAAAAATGTAAGGCATCCGCAGGCGACGAAATGAATGGGGTGTACGCCTGGCTCGGAGAGATTAGTCGTGATACGAAGGAGCGGCTGGAGAACCTGTCAACCCGCATTGGCTATGAGTTCGATCTCGGTCAGGCAAGGCAGCACGTGTACGAGCAGCTTGGTAAGATCCCCGGACTGGATATGAATGAGAAATTTGATGTTTGTGAAAACTTGGCGGACAAGGTGCAGCGCCTTGAGATCTTCCTCGGGCTGCCTGACGATGCAAAGATTCATTACGTGGCTCGACTTCTCGCCACTCATCGCAATCAGCCCCACTTCCCATGAAGTATCGAACCCCTTTGTTAGTATTTTGTGAGATCTTGTTGCATCCAAACTTCTCTATATAGGATCCAAGGTCCTTTTTGGCTTGTGAATAGTTGGTTAAAGGTCTGTAATTATATTGCAAGTGGTAGATGGTTGGTTTGCTATTATCTATTAGACTATATGCTATGTATTGGAATATGAATGTGTGGATTTGCCTATCTATTGGAGTTTGTTCTTGTCCATTTACTGATATCTGTCTCCATGATGAATGGCATCTCTCCCTCTAAAATTTACTTCTTATTCAGTCCACGATTTTCATTAGTGCAGCCATTCTAGTGACCTCTGTTCATTAGCTTGATGCGGTGATAGTTTGTTCAATTTGCTTATCTGTTAGCATTATCTGTTATGGATGAATGTTTTCTCAAAGGGTTGAATCAAGGCTCGTTGTAGGTCACAGAAAGTGCCAAGATCTCAGCTGAAAGAAAATTTACACATAACTCTGAAATCCACTGCATGAATGAAGGCAAAACCTAATCACTGCTACTTCTATtacataatttttattataagatTTATAACAAGAATCTAAATTCATATTTCATCAAATTCAAGCCACTAGCATGTCCACTCTAATACACCAAGTTTCCAACCTCAAATCCAAAAGTGAAAACTCCATATATGCAAGCATCAAGATATTGAGAAGCCATCAACAAATATAGATTCATAAGTTCAAGCTTACACCAACACCAatattacttttaattattcatATATTGCTGCCACATTGAATGAGCGAGCTCGTCCCTCGCTGCATTCCACACAGGTGATGGATCAACACTATCCACGACCTCTCCATGATCCGGTTCAAGTTCAGCAGCCTCTGGGAATAGCCCATCGAACTGTTGTTCGATTGGATCTACTACCATCTCCCCCCGAATGAAATTGTGCAAGACAAAACAGGCCATTATCAATCTAATCTGGATTTTAATGGGATAGTAAGATGCGCTACGTAATATTCCCCATCTCATTTTCATCACGCCAAACACCCGCTCGATTGCATTGCGAGCCTTTGCATGTCTTAGATTGAATAGTTCTTTCGGGTTTTGGGGTCTTGCTGCCATTGGGCCCCATTCTTTTAGGTGGTATCGAACCCCTTTGTACGGTGCTAGGAAGCCCTCACAATTGGCATACCCATTATCGCACAAGTAGTAATTTCctatttcaaaaaagaaaaaaccaacAAGTTACCACATTGGATTTCAACATAAGAAGGGAATATAAAAAAACATACCCTTTGGGACACGCAGCCCGTAGGGCCTACTCAATGAATCGCGTAGAATACGCGAATCGGCTGCCGAGCCCTCCCAACCTGGCAGCACATATGTAAACTTGAGATTTCTATCGCAAACAGCCAAAGTGTTAGTCGATATATGACCCTTCCGTGTCCTATATCGTGGCTTGTCTTCGTTAGATACCATCACATCGATGTACGTACCATCCAAAGCTCCCAAACAACCCTATCAAGCaaaaacacaaataacataCTAGATCATCAACTGTCAGTTAAAAAA
This window encodes:
- the LOC131007974 gene encoding uncharacterized protein LOC131007974, yielding MVDTYIHVVLKAVLSLHLLLFVPVTEECNDSRWKWFNGCLGALDGTYIDVMVSNEDKPRYRTRKGHISTNTLAVCDRNLKFTYVLPGWEGSAADSRILRDSLSRPYGLRVPKGNYYLCDNGYANCEGFLAPYKGVRYHLKEWGPMAARPQNPKELFNLRHAKARNAIERVFGVMKMRWGILRSASYYPIKIQIRLIMACFVLHNFIRGEMVVDPIEQQFDGLFPEAAELEPDHGEVVDSVDPSPVWNAARDELAHSMWQQYMNN
- the LOC131006451 gene encoding probable magnesium transporter NIPA6, translated to MFKDNLIGFGLAVGSSAFIGSSFIIKKKGLLRAGALGSRAGSGGYGYLLEPLWWIGMFTMVIGEFANFVAYMYAPAVLVTPLGALSIIVSAVLAHFLLKETLRKLGILGCVLCIVGSTVIVLHAPGEHAISSVEEIWELAVQPAFLLYVASAVAVVLALVLYCEPRYGQTNIMIYIGVCSVIGSLTVMSVKALGIAIKLTLEGSSQVAHFKSWVFAMVAATCVITQLNYLNKALDTFNTAVVSPIYYAMFTSLTIAASAIMFKDWSGQSASSIVSVLCGFITVLSGTMVLHNTRDPMKQLTRDYSVLSPQISWVVHANGEIWKQKDSDGLQNEYVAIIHQDHFKQYENPD
- the LOC131014254 gene encoding uncharacterized protein LOC131014254 yields the protein MTMSETQQGSSDVSRGMASKPEKTRRSWTSREEEMLLASLKELVAQGWKADNGFRAGYLLKLEEAMRKEFIGTDIKGMPHINSKISAWKKSYNSLLTALDVSGVGFNAKGTFMLDCDNDQWEQILKNDRNASKMRFKSWPMLEGWKEVFGKDRANGTGAEDIMEAMHTMYQADNLAKGGDHLGQQGGDGFNHDVPEEETASVDGEDSVCFDAKKSASAKKTGKKCKASAGDEMNGVYAWLGEISRDTKERLENLSTRIGYEFDLGQARQHVYEQLGKIPGLDMNEKFDVCENLADKVQRLEIFLGLPDDAKIHYVARLLATHRNQPHFP